One window of Nocardia sp. NBC_00508 genomic DNA carries:
- the ggh gene encoding glucosylglycerate hydrolase gives MAHPGFTPTQLAARAAYLLRGNDLGTMTTAAPRLYPHMWSWDAAFVAVGLAPLSVERAVIELDTLLSAQWKNGMIPHIVFANGVDGYFPGPARWECRKLAANAPDGPDTSGITQPPVHAIAVQRILDHSRRHGRSTRAVAEEFLNRRWPDLVRWHRWLAHARDPKETGRITLYHGWESGMDNSPRWDRAYEHVIPGDLPPYRREDVLVVSDPSQRPTDREYDRYLWLVEQMRRAGYDDYQLASTMSFAVEDVFVTGIFALACEVLANIGEEYKQPNADVRDLYAWADRFRAGVIATADARTGAARDFDVRLRRWINTETLSMFAPLLCGGLPRPTERSLLRLFEGPRFCGHPDLRYALPPSTSPVSKDFRSREYWRGPVWPVMSWLFSWVFARRGWAERSFMLRAEGLRQASDGAFAEYYEPFTGEPLGSMQQSWTAASVLDWLG, from the coding sequence ATGGCACACCCGGGCTTCACACCAACCCAGCTCGCGGCCCGCGCTGCCTACTTGCTGCGCGGGAACGACTTGGGCACGATGACCACCGCGGCGCCACGACTGTACCCACATATGTGGAGCTGGGACGCGGCATTCGTCGCGGTGGGACTGGCTCCGCTCAGCGTGGAGCGGGCGGTGATCGAGCTGGACACGCTGCTTTCGGCGCAGTGGAAGAACGGCATGATCCCGCACATCGTCTTCGCCAACGGCGTGGACGGCTACTTTCCCGGGCCGGCCCGCTGGGAGTGCCGCAAACTGGCCGCGAACGCACCGGACGGCCCGGACACCTCCGGGATCACCCAACCGCCGGTCCACGCCATCGCGGTACAGCGGATCCTGGATCATTCGCGCAGGCACGGCCGCAGTACCAGGGCGGTGGCCGAGGAGTTCCTCAACCGGCGCTGGCCGGACCTGGTGCGCTGGCACCGCTGGTTGGCGCACGCCCGCGATCCCAAGGAGACCGGCCGCATCACGCTGTATCACGGCTGGGAGTCCGGGATGGACAACTCGCCGCGCTGGGACCGCGCCTATGAGCACGTGATCCCCGGCGACCTGCCGCCCTATCGCCGCGAGGACGTGCTGGTGGTATCCGATCCGAGCCAGCGCCCGACCGACCGGGAGTACGACCGCTACCTGTGGCTGGTCGAGCAGATGCGCCGCGCCGGCTACGACGACTACCAGCTCGCCTCGACCATGAGCTTCGCCGTCGAGGACGTGTTCGTCACCGGGATCTTCGCACTGGCCTGTGAGGTCCTGGCGAACATCGGCGAGGAGTACAAGCAGCCCAACGCCGACGTGCGCGACCTGTACGCGTGGGCCGACCGATTTCGAGCGGGCGTCATCGCGACCGCCGATGCCCGCACCGGCGCGGCGCGCGACTTCGATGTGCGGTTGCGGCGGTGGATCAATACCGAGACGCTGTCGATGTTCGCGCCACTGCTGTGCGGCGGGCTGCCCCGCCCCACCGAGCGCAGCCTGCTGCGGCTGTTCGAAGGCCCACGCTTCTGCGGGCACCCGGATCTGCGCTACGCGCTGCCGCCCTCGACCTCGCCGGTCTCCAAGGACTTCCGTTCCCGCGAGTATTGGCGCGGCCCGGTGTGGCCGGTGATGAGCTGGCTGTTCTCCTGGGTCTTCGCCAGGCGAGGCTGGGCCGAGCGCTCGTTCATGCTGCGCGCCGAGGGCCTACGCCAAGCCAGCGACGGGGCCTTCGCCGAGTACTACGAGCCGTTCACCGGCGAACCGCTCGGCAGCATGCAGCAGTCCTGGACGGCGGCGTCCGTCTTGGATTGGCTCGGATAG